The following proteins come from a genomic window of Candidatus Paceibacterota bacterium:
- a CDS encoding DNA-directed RNA polymerase subunit beta, which produces MQTEDKSFVPYGKRPKKYFSRFKKPLIDFPNFVESQIASFDWLLEKGLKEIFAEFSPIKDYSDKKFELSFTSFELAKPKGNEHFAKDNKMSYEVPLKAMVKLKNKTLGTVKEQEIFLADFPLMTPHGTFIINGIERVIVPQLARSFGMFFTAQEIRGRKYFGAKIIPARGAWIEIESEADGAIYVRIDRKRKFAVTSLLRILGVETDSDIKALFANVEHAKLPIETSLAKDHAKTRDDSYLEIYKRLRDGDLATIDNAREFIKSIFSADRYDISKVGRFRFNDRFGKSMDEKELERRTISLDDVVTLVSNVIKLNNTPEAREDDIDHLGSRRVRLVGELMQQKLRVGMTQMKRNIQDRMSTVDTDFTMPIQFISPRPLQARLKEFFTTNQLSQFMQQENILAEIEHLRTLSALGPGGLTRERASFEVRDVHPSHYGRLCPIHTPEGPNIGLILRMSTYAKINEFGMLETPYARVKDGKVTKEVNYLNALEEQNFKIAHAATPYDKDGQILEKEVEVRIKGEPVVIKREDVDYIDVGTTQAFSIATSMIPFLNHDDANRALMGSNMQKQATPCIIPEAPLVATGIEAKAAEDTGRIFLAPEEGTVTKVDGRHVAMKSTKGKEYSYDLVQFSRTNGFTAFHQRPVVDLGQKVKKGDVLVDTSSSDGGQMALGQNVLIGFMSWNGSNYEDAIIVSERMVKESKFASIHIEEFVVNVRDTKLGPEVTTCDIPNVGEAKLKNLSEDGVIRIGAEVRPGDILVGKITPKGETQLTPEERLLRSIFGEKARDVKDTSKRIEGGKRGRIIGVKIFSREKGDKLDSGIIKRIHIEVAQLRSISVGDKLAGRHGNKGVISKILPVEDMPYMADGTPIDLILTPLGVPSRMNLGQILELHLGLAANTLGYQAIVPPFTGATDVEIKSELVKAGFKENGKVKLYDGRTGVAFEQEIAIGYMYILKLHHMVEDKIHMRSIGPYSLITQQPLGGKSQNGGQRFGEMEVWALLGHGVAHTLREMLTIKSDDIMGRSAAFDSIVKGERLQPPNIPASFNVLLNNLRGLALDVDLRREKPSEDDRSMNG; this is translated from the coding sequence ATGCAAACAGAAGACAAGTCTTTCGTGCCTTACGGCAAGCGTCCGAAAAAGTATTTTAGTCGGTTTAAAAAGCCGTTGATTGATTTCCCAAACTTTGTGGAATCGCAGATCGCCTCATTCGATTGGTTGCTCGAGAAAGGCCTCAAAGAAATTTTTGCCGAGTTCTCGCCAATCAAAGACTACTCTGACAAAAAGTTTGAGCTGTCTTTCACCAGTTTCGAGTTGGCCAAGCCAAAAGGCAACGAACACTTCGCCAAGGATAATAAAATGTCCTACGAAGTCCCGCTCAAGGCCATGGTCAAGCTCAAGAACAAAACCTTGGGCACGGTCAAAGAGCAAGAAATCTTCTTGGCTGACTTTCCATTGATGACCCCGCACGGTACCTTCATCATCAACGGCATCGAACGAGTCATTGTCCCGCAATTGGCCCGTTCTTTCGGTATGTTTTTTACCGCTCAAGAAATTCGTGGCCGAAAATATTTTGGCGCTAAAATCATTCCGGCCCGTGGCGCTTGGATTGAAATTGAGTCCGAAGCCGACGGTGCTATCTATGTTCGCATCGATCGTAAACGAAAATTTGCCGTCACCTCACTCCTGCGAATTTTGGGTGTTGAGACCGATTCTGACATTAAGGCTCTTTTTGCCAATGTTGAGCACGCTAAATTGCCGATTGAGACCAGCCTGGCCAAGGATCACGCCAAGACCAGAGATGACTCCTATTTGGAAATCTACAAACGCTTGCGCGACGGCGATTTGGCGACAATTGATAACGCCCGCGAATTCATTAAGTCGATTTTTAGCGCCGACCGATACGACATCTCCAAAGTCGGCCGATTTCGCTTCAATGACCGTTTTGGCAAATCGATGGATGAAAAAGAATTGGAAAGACGCACCATTTCGCTCGATGATGTGGTGACTTTGGTTTCCAATGTCATTAAGCTCAACAACACTCCAGAGGCGCGTGAGGATGATATTGACCACCTTGGTTCCCGCCGAGTCCGTTTGGTTGGTGAATTGATGCAACAGAAACTCCGAGTCGGTATGACTCAAATGAAACGAAACATTCAGGATCGAATGTCTACTGTCGACACTGATTTTACAATGCCAATTCAGTTTATTTCTCCGCGACCACTTCAGGCTCGCCTCAAAGAATTTTTCACCACCAACCAGTTGTCGCAGTTTATGCAACAGGAAAATATCTTGGCGGAAATCGAGCACTTGCGAACTCTTTCAGCTTTGGGTCCGGGCGGTCTTACTCGCGAGCGTGCCAGCTTTGAGGTGCGCGACGTGCACCCGTCTCACTATGGCCGACTTTGTCCGATTCATACTCCGGAAGGTCCGAACATCGGTTTGATTTTGAGGATGTCGACTTATGCCAAGATCAATGAATTCGGCATGCTCGAAACTCCTTACGCCAGAGTTAAAGACGGTAAAGTGACCAAAGAAGTTAATTATCTAAACGCACTCGAAGAGCAAAATTTTAAAATTGCTCACGCTGCTACACCTTACGATAAGGACGGTCAAATTCTGGAAAAGGAAGTCGAGGTTCGCATTAAGGGTGAACCGGTAGTGATTAAACGCGAAGATGTGGATTACATCGATGTTGGTACGACTCAAGCCTTTTCGATTGCCACTTCGATGATTCCTTTCTTAAACCACGATGACGCCAACCGAGCCCTTATGGGTTCGAACATGCAGAAGCAGGCTACCCCTTGTATTATTCCGGAAGCCCCGCTCGTGGCGACTGGTATTGAAGCTAAAGCTGCCGAAGACACTGGCCGAATTTTCTTGGCACCGGAAGAAGGTACTGTCACCAAGGTTGATGGCCGCCATGTCGCGATGAAATCAACTAAAGGTAAAGAATATAGCTATGATTTGGTTCAATTTTCTCGAACCAACGGTTTTACGGCTTTCCATCAGCGACCGGTTGTTGATCTTGGTCAGAAGGTTAAAAAGGGCGATGTTCTGGTTGACACCTCTTCTTCAGACGGCGGTCAAATGGCTTTGGGCCAGAATGTGCTTATCGGTTTCATGTCCTGGAACGGCTCAAACTACGAAGACGCGATTATTGTTTCCGAACGAATGGTTAAAGAGAGCAAATTTGCGAGCATTCATATCGAGGAGTTTGTGGTCAATGTGCGCGACACCAAACTTGGTCCGGAGGTCACCACTTGCGATATCCCAAATGTCGGTGAAGCTAAACTGAAGAATCTTTCTGAAGATGGTGTGATTAGAATTGGCGCTGAAGTTCGTCCGGGTGACATTCTGGTCGGCAAGATTACTCCGAAGGGTGAAACCCAACTGACCCCAGAAGAGAGGTTGCTCCGATCGATTTTCGGCGAGAAAGCTCGCGATGTTAAGGATACTTCCAAGCGAATCGAAGGTGGCAAGCGCGGCCGAATTATTGGCGTGAAAATTTTCTCTCGCGAGAAAGGCGATAAACTTGATTCCGGTATCATTAAGCGAATTCATATCGAGGTTGCCCAACTTCGCAGTATTTCTGTCGGTGACAAATTGGCCGGCCGACACGGCAACAAAGGTGTTATCTCGAAAATTTTGCCGGTTGAAGACATGCCATATATGGCCGATGGTACTCCGATTGACTTGATTCTTACTCCGCTTGGCGTGCCTTCTCGTATGAACCTGGGTCAGATTTTGGAATTGCACCTCGGTCTCGCCGCCAACACTTTGGGTTACCAGGCGATTGTGCCGCCATTTACCGGTGCCACTGATGTGGAGATTAAGTCTGAATTGGTTAAGGCTGGCTTCAAGGAAAACGGCAAGGTTAAACTCTATGACGGCCGAACCGGCGTAGCCTTTGAGCAGGAAATTGCCATCGGTTACATGTACATCTTGAAACTGCACCACATGGTTGAGGATAAAATCCACATGCGTTCGATTGGTCCTTACTCTTTGATTACTCAACAGCCTTTGGGAGGTAAGTCACAAAACGGTGGTCAGCGATTTGGTGAAATGGAAGTCTGGGCCTTGCTTGGTCATGGCGTGGCGCACACTTTGCGAGAAATGCTCACGATTAAGTCTGACGATATTATGGGTCGTTCGGCGGCTTTCGACTCGATTGTCAAAGGTGAGCGTCTGCAACCGCCGAATATTCCGGCCTCATTCAATGTTTTGCTTAACAACCTTCGCGGTCTTGCGCTTGATGTCGACTTGCGCCGAGAGAAGCCTTCGGAAGATGATCGCTCGATGAACGGCTAA
- the dapB gene encoding 4-hydroxy-tetrahydrodipicolinate reductase gives MNTKNEKVRAIVNGYKGKTGQMLFACASKFPGIKIIGGWDEQVCTEPLVHPDQADVIIDFSVHHVTPDLARRCAGFGKAMVIGTTGYTPEELRVVKDCSGVIPIVLTTNFSLGANLLFWLARQAAMRLGPDYDLEVVEMHHRQKKDSPSGTAQTIADILAHVRNQQLEQMVHPRQRGAATVIHGRSKGQTDIRDSSQVCVHSLRGGDVFGDHNVIFAGDGERVELTHRASSREAFANGALIAASWVKGKDPGVYSMQDVLGLT, from the coding sequence ATGAATACTAAAAATGAAAAAGTTCGGGCCATCGTGAATGGATACAAGGGAAAGACGGGTCAAATGCTGTTCGCATGCGCCTCGAAATTTCCCGGTATCAAAATCATCGGAGGATGGGATGAACAGGTTTGTACTGAGCCGTTAGTGCATCCTGACCAGGCTGATGTGATTATCGACTTCAGTGTGCATCACGTCACGCCCGATCTTGCCAGGCGCTGTGCCGGTTTCGGCAAAGCCATGGTGATTGGTACCACTGGTTATACACCAGAAGAGCTAAGGGTTGTTAAAGATTGCTCTGGCGTGATACCGATCGTGCTCACCACTAACTTCAGCCTCGGTGCGAATCTTTTGTTCTGGTTGGCGCGTCAGGCGGCGATGCGGCTTGGGCCGGACTATGATCTTGAAGTTGTTGAAATGCATCACCGGCAGAAGAAGGATTCACCAAGTGGAACAGCGCAGACTATTGCCGATATCCTGGCCCATGTTCGCAATCAGCAGCTTGAGCAGATGGTTCATCCTCGTCAGCGTGGCGCGGCGACCGTGATTCATGGTCGTTCGAAAGGCCAGACTGACATTCGTGATTCAAGTCAAGTCTGCGTTCACTCTCTGCGTGGCGGTGACGTCTTCGGTGATCACAACGTCATCTTTGCCGGTGACGGCGAGCGTGTTGAGCTGACTCACCGGGCCTCAAGCCGTGAAGCGTTTGCCAACGGGGCGCTCATCGCGGCGTCGTGGGTCAAGGGCAAAGATCCTGGTGTGTACAGCATGCAAGATGTCCTTGGTCTTACCTAG